One Candidatus Flexicrinis proximus DNA window includes the following coding sequences:
- the rlmN gene encoding 23S rRNA (adenine(2503)-C(2))-methyltransferase RlmN: MINLYSLNKTQIAALLAEWGYPRFRVNQVWAWLYEHLAPSFESMTDLPSALRERLTAEASLGSLTIAAEQASKDGTLKRVYQLPDGQLIESVLMPYDDDRRTACISTQAGCAMGCVFCATGQMGFARHLTDAEILEQAVHFAQQLRSEGERLSNVVLMGMGEPFHNYENSLTAVRRLMSELGIGARHITISTVGLVPQIRRFADEGLQVRLAISLHAATDEERAALLPVNRRYPLTDLMDACRYFVEKTGRRISFEWALIAGKNDTVSQAQALGRLLHGLMCHVNLIPLNPTGGFAGRPSDQSAAKQFIEVLAEYGVPATVRVRRGIDIDAGCGQLKAEVLRNRQTPKIEDIV, encoded by the coding sequence ATGATCAACCTATATTCCCTGAATAAGACTCAGATTGCAGCCCTGCTCGCAGAGTGGGGCTATCCGCGTTTTCGCGTCAACCAGGTCTGGGCGTGGCTCTATGAACACCTTGCCCCGTCCTTTGAGTCGATGACCGATCTTCCGTCCGCACTCCGCGAGAGGCTGACTGCAGAAGCGTCACTTGGCTCATTGACGATTGCCGCCGAACAGGCAAGCAAGGACGGAACCCTGAAGCGGGTATATCAGTTGCCAGACGGTCAGCTGATTGAGTCTGTTCTCATGCCATACGACGACGACCGGCGTACGGCCTGTATCAGTACCCAGGCAGGCTGTGCAATGGGCTGTGTTTTCTGCGCCACAGGCCAGATGGGCTTTGCGCGTCACCTCACGGATGCAGAGATCCTGGAACAGGCCGTTCACTTTGCGCAGCAACTGCGTTCTGAGGGGGAGCGTCTGTCCAACGTAGTGCTCATGGGGATGGGGGAGCCGTTTCATAACTATGAAAACTCGCTCACGGCTGTTCGCCGGCTCATGAGCGAGTTAGGGATTGGCGCCCGGCATATCACCATCAGCACTGTTGGCCTGGTGCCTCAAATCCGCCGTTTTGCAGACGAGGGACTGCAGGTGCGCCTTGCGATTAGCCTGCACGCCGCCACCGACGAAGAACGGGCCGCGCTCCTGCCAGTTAACCGGCGTTATCCCCTGACCGATCTCATGGATGCCTGCCGGTATTTTGTAGAGAAGACGGGCCGGCGCATTTCATTCGAATGGGCCTTAATCGCTGGCAAAAATGATACGGTGTCCCAGGCCCAGGCCCTGGGACGCCTGTTGCATGGGTTGATGTGTCATGTCAATCTGATTCCCCTTAACCCCACGGGTGGGTTTGCCGGACGGCCATCCGATCAGTCTGCAGCGAAGCAGTTCATCGAAGTTCTGGCTGAATACGGCGTACCGGCTACCGTCCGCGTTCGCCGCGGTATTGATATCGACGCTGGCTGCGGCCAGCTCAAGGCGGAAGTGCTGCGCAACCGGCAGACGCCCAAAATCGAGGATATAGTGTGA